The following coding sequences are from one Sphaeramia orbicularis chromosome 11, fSphaOr1.1, whole genome shotgun sequence window:
- the nfe2l3 gene encoding nuclear factor erythroid 2-related factor 3, translating into MQIAKKYFTEGLIQFTILLSLIGVRVDIDSYLNGYYTPLIEINLGPSSAYIQTPFHNLRDTLDGYSVHPKCPQLDYFFASRRLLDDVRALGSPRFPTQLNAWLVHQVSATDKASCGQPSTSNNTDTDSEVQSPETSDDSEHLPDRGPEVCQTNLQLGQGPCGAEACGFAQEDDDTRNEEEDGPAPLALAHSSTLEQESLLEGITTRYHAPTIDIDQNWSHLLSLSVTDLDDMDSLVSDRLSDLDSDITHAISHNVSLRDAMVTSAGVSGVTSERAEFRPATQQQRTLLESTGLSHSDASPGMALGLAALPFASVCNFTGNVSSHSALSGCLDEAVFDQINQLGLESLETIDSQLMGCLENIDPQVLEDLDSDSGLSLESSSGGPVSPGSSEMSSSSSSYCEDECGAAGYSSEVESVSSKGVTDYTTMWSPVDLSESVWHDHSYSSPVTFPHKSIKEEPLSDDERPKLEERELSRDEMRARAMCIPFSVLQIVNMPVEEFLEVLDSHGFSPEQVTLLRDIRRRGKNKLAAQNCRKRKLDAITGLQEEVKRLQAQRDRLLREKQLTAKTMGAVGQQIEQLTRDVLSRLRDDLGQPLSPDRYTLQCGANGRVVVQPARRPTVSGSSSNKTEKRKKGKKQ; encoded by the exons ATGCAAATCGCGAAAAAATACTTCACAGAGGGCCTGATTCAGTTTACCATCTTACTCAGTTTGATTGGAGTTCGTGTGGACATCGACAGCTACCTAAACGGATATTACACGCCACTGATAGAGATTAACTTGGGTCCTAGTTCAGCCTACATCCAGACACCCTTTCACAATTTAAGAGACACTCTTGACGGATATAGTGTGCACCCAAAATGTCCCCAACTGGACTATTTCTTTGCAAGTCGCCGGTTACTGGACGATGTGAGGGCTCTGGGTTCCCCACGGTTCCCCACACAGTTGAACGCATGGCTGGTGCACCAAGTGTCTGCCACTGACAAGGCCAGCTGTGGACAGCCTTCAACAAGcaacaacactgacactgactcCGAGGTACAAAGCCCTGAGACCAGTGATGACAGTGAGCACCTGCCTGACAGAGGCCCAGAAGTGTGTCAAACAAACCTTCAACTCGGACAGGGGCCTTGTGGCGCTGAAGCCTGTGGGTTTGCACAAgag GATGATGATACGAGAAATGAAGAGGAAGATGGACCAGCTCCACTTGCACTGGCCCATAGTTCCACACTGGAACAGGAG AGTCTTCTTGAAGGCATTACTACACGTTATCATGCTCCTACCATTGATATTGATCAGAACTGGAGCCATTTACTCTCATTGTCAGTCACTGACCTTGAT GACATGGACTCCCTTGTCAGTGATCGTCTTTCAGACCTTGACTCAGACATCACCCATGCCATCAGCCACAATGTCAGTTTACGTGATGCCATGGTAACCAGTGCTGGAGTTTCTGGTGTAACATCAGAGAGAGCAGAGTTCAGACCAGCCACCCAACAACAGAGAACACTCTTAGAATCCACAGGCCTCTCACACTCGGATGCTTCTCCTGGGATGGCCCTGGGCCTCGCAGCACTCCCGTTTGCCTCCGTGTGTAACTTCACTGGAAATGTATCATCACACAGTGCATTAAGTGGTTGTCTGGATGAGGCTGTGTTTGACCAGATCAATCAGCTAGGTTTGGAAAGCCTCGAAACTATTGATAGCCAACTCATGGGTTGTCTGGAGAACATTGACCCACAGGTCCTTGAGGACCTGGACTCAGACTCTGGTCTCTCTTTGGAGAGCAGCTCTGGAGGTCCGGTCTCACCAG GCTCATCTGAGATGTCGTCATCCTCCAGTTCATACTGTGAGGATGAGTGTGGCGCTGCGGGCTACAGCAGTGAGGTGGAATCTGTCTCATCAAAAGGTGTTACGGACTACACCACAATGTGGTCACCTGTTGATCTGAGTGAGAGTGTGTGGCATGACCACAGCTACTCATCTCCAGTCACGTTTCCCCACAAAAGCATCAAAGAGGAACCACTCAGTGATGACGAAAGGCCAAAACTGGAAGAGAGGGAGCTGAGTCGTGATGAGATGCGTGCACGTGCCATGTGCATCCCTTTCTCTGTCCTGCAGATCGTTAACATGCCTGTGGAAGAGTTCCTAGAGGTCCTTGACAGTCATGGCTTCTCCCCTGAACAGGTGACACTCCTGAGGGACATCCGCAGGAGGGGAAAAAACAAACTGGCTGCGCAAAACTGCCGAAAGCGCAAATTAGATGCCATTACAGGACTCCAGGAGGAGGTGAAGAGGCTGCAGGCTCAGAGAGACAGACTGCTAAGGGAAAAACAGCTTACAGCCAAGACAATGGGCGCTGTGGGCCAGCAGATAGAGCAGCTCACCAGAGACGTTCTCTCCCGACTAAGGGATGATTTGGGACAGCCCCTGAGCCCAGACAGATATACCCTGCAGTGCGGGGCTAATGGGAGGGTTGTCGTTCAGCCTGCAAGGAGGCCTACTGTCTCTGGATCTAGcagcaataaaacagaaaaaaggaagaagGGGAAAAAGCAGTGA